From the Argentina anserina chromosome 3, drPotAnse1.1, whole genome shotgun sequence genome, the window ATACTAGAATTTGTATGATTAGAAAAAAGTTTTAATTCTCTTTTTCCAAGAATTGGAACTTTGTGACCATTAGCCACATAAACATGTGAAGGTTTATCAAAAGATTGAAAATCATGTAAAGGAGATGCGTCATTAGACATATGATCTGATGCACCTGAGTCTACAATCCACAAATCATGTCATTTACTAAGACTTAAAGTTGTTGAAATAGCTTGTATAATACCTGGAATGTCTGCAGGATCTGCTAAGTTTGCCTATGTAAGAAAACCAGCAAATTTACCAAGCATAGCAGTGGTATCACCATTTTTGAGTCTTGCCTTGTCTTTGTTGAAGAAAAATAGCAAAATCATTGAGCAAATTGATAGGATTAGAAGAAAAATCCACCATGTTGCTGCTTGAATTGCTATGGCTTGCTTCTATATGGTATGCTACTAACAAAGCTTTACTCTCAGTAACTTGAGTCTCAACAACAGCAACATCTGCATTCATAactttctttctattttttttctctttgaatAGTAGCACTAACTAAGGTAAGAGAGGGAAGCTCAGAAGACATCAAAATGTGGCTTTTAAGGTCCTCATACTCAGATCCAAGGCTGAATAGGAGCCCGAAGATCTTGTcgtcttctcttcttttcaagaTTGTTGCTGAGTTAGTAGTATGGGGCCTGTAGATCTCAAGCTCATTCCACTTTTCCATGAGATTTCCATAATGCTCGATGTAAGTGAGATTGCCCTGCTGAAGAGATGCAATCTCCTGCTTGATTTGAAAAACTCGTGCACAGTTTTTTAGATCTCCATAGAACTCCTTGATTGCAGTCCACATCTTTGCAGCAGAATCATAGAACTGAAAGATTTGATGAAGCCTTGGTTCCATGGAATTGATAATCCATGCCCTTACAAGCTGATCTTGAGGTTGCCAAGTATCAAAGtctgaagatgatgatgcagGCATCTTGATCTTCACATTGATGAAACCAAGCTTATTTCTTCCATCAATAGCAAGAATCATGGCATTTGACCATGAAATGTAGTTGAACTCATTGAGCAATGAGAATATGAGCCGAGTATAAGTGTTGGTGTCAACAACCTCTGCTCTTGATGAAGAAGAATCTCCTTTGTCTCTATTACCTCCTACCATAATGAAGGAAATAACAAGATGTTGAGGAAACTATGAGATTGAAGGATGAAACTATGAGAATGAAATACAGAAGCAGGTCCTATAAGGATCAGtgctctaataccatgttGAATTTAAGGAATAGAATGGGAGAATAAGAAGAGAATGTTTTAGAGCTTCAACTCAATGTATTAAAAATTAAGCAACGAAATACAAGATATGGACTGCATAAAATAGcagtaaaaagaagaaaagctgAGCTATCAACTGCAATGCATCACACACTTCAATAACCTATATCTAAGACTAAACACAACGACTATCTATCTAACCTAAGGTACAGAACTAGAAAACAAGGGAAGGAGATCAATTTGTGAACAACAAAACTGGTATCAAGGAGAGAAAGCCAACAACCCAGGATTCTGCATTTAATGCACTGATTCGAAAGAGGACGACACAAAGAGGAGCATACAACCACCTTTCCATTAACTGAGAACGACAGCAACGGGAACAAACGACAACCAAAATCTAGAGGGCTGCAGCTCTGCTTGTATCCCCTGCGAACCTTTGCATATCACTGCATATAAGCCTGCAAACTTCATAATCAACAACCATACTTCAATAACTCCATTACCACATTCCCTCCCAACATTAAACCGCAACACAGTTAGTGAGGCAAACATGAGACAATAAGGCATACGCGATGGTAGGGGATTGCTAGAACTCAGATTTACCTCTTCAGCATTGGATTCACAACGTTGTCCACTTTGACTTTGCACCCACTGCTCTGATACACTCATTGATTTGGAAGAGACTGTACTTGCTTCGCCTTTACACCCATCAACCTTCTGCAGGTTGGGACAACGACGCCTATTATGGCCGGATTATGACAATGATCACAGCTAGGCCCTTTTTCAAGTGGTTGTGTTATTGGCCCGTTACATTCGGTTCTGTGGCCATGACTCCCTTTGGTTCTTGCTATAACAGGGTTCTGCACCACATTTCACAGTCAAGTTCAGCCTTGCTTTCTTGCCCACGCTAATGCCCGGGTATTTGCCTAGGAGCATGTTCAGATCTTCCATCCCACTTTCAAAACCTTGTTCTGTAAATGACATATTGTAACACAATCTTTTTGCTAAACCAATTAACTTGGCGTACCTACAAGCCTGTGATTCCCCAATTCCATTATCGTTGACCTGTTGGCCGAGGATGGACTTCTTCCTGGCATCTTCCATCTCTTGCAAATAAGAGATTTGGGGAAGGTCTTAACACCCTCAGTTttaaaaatagtaaatatatgaCAGCATGGAATCCCATCAGATTCAAATAGCCCACACGAGCAGGTATAACAATCCCCCTTTGATTCTATCTCACCAGCAACATACGTAACTAGCCAACACCTATCTTCTACACCATACTATGTCACATAATTAGTAAGGTTCTTTGAATCATCATAATCAATACGGCTGGAGACAACACAACTATTTTCAAATACCATCTACCCTTGATGACGAGATAGATATTGTCAGTGAAGATATTGAAAATTTGTTCCTCAATCCCCTTCACAGGGAGTTCAAATTTTCTGAGGTGGTTTCGAGACTTGAAGTCGTCCAACAAATAACGGTCTCTAAGACGACTGACACTGTGATATAGTCTAGGTACAAACTCCACAAGCTTAGTGAAACTCCCAACTTTGGTCTTCATCTTATTATTCATACCCTCACAACGTTGTATGTTGCACATTCCCGCACAATGATGTCCCCTGCAACAATAccaaaaaaggaagaaatacATCATTACTTTAACGTAATCACATTTTCAATAAAACTACCATTATGGCATTACAGTCATGTAATTTGAACCAATTTTAGGTGTTTTCAGGTTTAGGTCTTACTACGGCACCCTATACGCACTTATGGATTGTATATTCCGTTTTTAAGTTTATGTTTTTTACAACAACTACCAACAACACAGTGCACTAGCCTTCATTCATATAGCCGTATTTCAATAAAGATGGATAATTAAACAATTAAAGTAAATTGCACAATTGGGGAAGAACAAATTACCAAGGAGTTATCAAACTATGTTTATTGCAACTAACCTGAAGAATGCCTCCACCCATCTCTCACGCTTATCATAAAATGACTTCATCCATTCATTTTCCATCAAATCATGTTCGGCTATCATGTTGTCCCAAATTAACTGCTACTCTTCAACATTGTATGATGCATATAACAGCTTCCCCAACACTTTCTgcacttcttccttttttacTTTTTGACCAATGTTCTGCCCTATGTGCCATGCACACAACCTCTACCTCGCGGCTTTCAGATGCGTTCCAAGTACTTTGTGTAGCCTTTCATCCCAATCTGTTATAACAGTTTTAGGGACCTAATTTTTCATGGAAACAACAAATGTCTCCATCAGCCAATCAAACATACTCTCTTTCTCATCGGCAAGCAATGCATATGCGAAAACAATGCTTGCTCTATGGTTGTTGGCACCTACAAACAAAACTAAGGGCATCCCATATACGTTTGTTTTGTACATGTTGTCTATGATTAAAACATCACCAAATGCCTCATAGTCTAGGAAAGAAGCACTGTCCCGCCAAAAAATGGTTGCCTATTTTCCCTCCTTGTCTCTTGTGTACCGGCAATAAAAGTTCGATTTATCCCTTCCTTTAATGCGAAACCAGTTCAGTGCTGCTTCTACATCACCGAGTTCTGTACCAAGTCTCCTACAAGCGTCAAGTTTGTTGTAAAGTTCCTTTAACATGAAACTAACAAAAGGGGCACCACCAGATTGCATTGCTAAAAAATCAAACGCCCCACTAATACTCACCCCTGCAGCCACAAGCGCTTCCACTTCTAAAACATCCTCCACCGTTAATTCCCTAAATGAAAGGAGGAAGTGGCGTTTGGAAACATCTACAAGACCGTGGTTGTGAACTGTTTcaaacctaaacacatagtaCTCTCCATTGCCTTCGTCATTCTTCACTGTGAAATTGGCTTTACAACCGGTCCTTGAGTACTTGGTTCCCCTTGGCACaaccttcctcttcctcttctttccaAGCACATTAAGACTATCACTTTTTTCATAAGGTTCAGTAAATTCATCTTCCCCAATTATTTCAGGAGCTTTTTCATTTAGCTTCACACAATTCTTGTTGTTGTACTGCCCCTCTTTAGAACATGCCCAGGTCCTCCTCCAGGTAATTGTACGTTGTTCGTCTTCCAAACAACGCCTCTCTCTTCTAAATCTCTTCATACTAAAACTAATCATGAAAGCATAATAGTAGTAAAATTTCTTAGCCTCTTCCTCACTCAGAAAATTTATGTTATCAAAGTCGGCTATCGTAAGCGTCTTCACATCCTTACCCTTCAACCTTAAATACCAATGGCTGTCGGGTGTTAGAGAACACACATCTTCAAAAGCAAGCTCTGTCTTTGACATCCCTTTTGCCATATTACGGCCCAACTCTTCCAACTCTTCTGAAGTCCGATTATAGACGTATCTTCCAAGCCCACCGTTATCACTCCCTGCATTTCCAGTGTCATCAACAGAGTCCCGCAATTCACTCCATGTACTTGGTTCACTGCCCTGCTCTCTAAAACAGTGCATCTATAGTCCTCTTCTACCCTCATCTCGACTTTTAACACATTTCCGAACTTTCAAATCCTCCAACACATTTCCGACATCATTGTCCTCTTCCTCCGGAAAGGGAGGACTGTAGTAGTCTTTCTCATTGAACAACAGACTTCCATCACAAACCTCCTCCATCACCTCACGCAATACTAATTAACATTATAGACAACAATATAATATTCAATCTGAACCTAATAAATGAATCAACACTATATCTACCTATTCAAATCAACAACGCTaaacaatttcattttttggtcTAAATCTTCATTTCCAGACAATAtatcaaaaacaaataaaatagaaaagttCAATACTAACATCTCTTGTCCATCGCAGATCTAACATTCACAAACACCCAATACACCGATAAAACTATCGGAAAGGGTACCCGGCCACCCTCTCTCCGAAATTGGGGTCGCAGATACCACCACTCTAATGCTCCCAAAGTTCAGTGAAGTATTCCAATTATAAAATTGTGCCTCCCTCTAAACCTATTTCAATCTCCAGTTCAATGACTTCCCATGTGTGGTCAACGAAATAGGTCAAAGTCAGATTTATGCTTCCAAAACTTACCTTGGTCACATGCATTTCGCATGCTCTCATGCACATTTTTCTAACGTTAACAAACATATGTGGCCCCTGCTGTGCAGTCCAAGCCTGCATCACCACGTCCGCAAAATCCCTTTTGGGATCTCGGAGGTCCGATGCATTCCAGACTAGTCCCTAAATGGTAtacaaattttatatttattacatTCTTTTGCATATGGTAGAATTAGGGCTGGGTTTGGTACATTACCAATTCGTTTTTGTCATTACCATCTACCAACCAATTGTAATTGGTAATGAGAAAATTTGTATCATTACCGACTACTTAAGCCTATGTACCAAGTTTTCGGTATACTGATATTTTCGGTTGGTTCGGTTGGTAATGGGCCTTTACCAAGATATAATATCGGCCCAATTAAGTCTAAGGCCCAACCTAATTtctttgctgacaaaagaaatttaaacAAACTTTATAGTTCATACAATAATACGATTACATATCCAACAAAAGGAAATCGAATTTTGCTAACAAGTTCAAGGATTGATGCGGAATAACAACATCGATGACTTCACTCTCCTCTTGTGCTAGACATTGGTTTGGACTGAGCTGGAGCTTGTGGCATTCCTTCCTGCCTATAACCTTGATTGAAAGCATTTTCTGACATGAACCAAAATTATTAGAACCATCTTGTGAAAATATTCAACCAACAGGTAAAGACACCAAAAGAATGCCTCATAACCTTATATAATGTTAGATATACAATGTATTTAGTTCAACATATCATGTACATAATGCTAGATATGCAAATCTAAATATCACAATGTAGACGTAAGCAAGTTTGAGTAATAGAATTTTAAAAAAGCTTACCCTTCTCAATTGCCTCCAACTCCAAGTAGACTTTTAAGTCATCTTCTGTAGGAGTATCGTAAAAGCTAAAGTTTGGGGGTTCAGCCCTTAACCAATAAGTAGAGCAAACAAGAGTCTCGACCGTTCTAGCTGTCAATGAAGCTCTAAAAGGATCTAAAACTCTTGACCCTAAACTGAAGGCATTTTCAGAATCTTCTGTTGAGCAAGGAACAACAAGGATAAGGATATCCTTTGCTAACTTTGATTAAATTGGATATACATATTCATTACCCTTCCACCACTTAGCAATGTCAAAAGTTTTAGCAGTAAGGCTCACATACCTATCCGACAAGTACTGATTAACCTCATTCCGAATACATTGTGATTGTGCAGACATCCTCTCCCTTGCTATCTCCCTACTGATTTCATCAAGCCCTTCTAATTCATCCCCTTCCAATCCTACATCTTCATCAGCAGACTGCTCAGCTTGATATCTCTTTTATATTCTTCATACATCCTCATCAATATTCTTTTCAAGTTCTCTTCTATTGTCTGAATTGTCGCATAACTTGCATCAACCTTTTTCAAACCTACATGTGCCCACTACAACTTTTATCTAGGGTCCAGGACATTCGCTATCATGATGATCTTGTTAATTTACTCGAAACTTCCCCAATACTTGTTGAACTTGGTCTTCATTGAAGCTACAACCCTCCTCAAAACATCATCCTCTAAAAGCACAGTCCTGTCAATCTCAGTTTATAATGTGATCATTTCAATAAATAATAGGTTTGCAGTGATGCTCTTCCATGCACTAAGTTTCAAGGTAGCTTCATAAAACTTCTTCAGAAAGACACAGAAGGCTTCTGCATTCCTCCAATCATCATAACATGGAGGTCCAACCCTTTTCTTTCCAGCTTCgtctttttcttcaaaataacTCTTGAATACAGAGTCATCTTCAGCCATTTTGGTAAAAGTTTCCTCATACATTAGTTCAGCTTCAACCATAAGATATGTGATATTCCATCTTGTAATGACATCTAATGGAACATTGGCGTTTGCCTTGCATTGTTCCAAAATAGCAAACTCCCTGAATTTGTCAAGTCTTTGAGATGAAGATGTAACATACTTAGCACAATTCCATTTGGCTGCAACTCCATCCTCTAATCCCTTAGACCATCCTTCACTATCAAATTGATAATGTGGCATGCACATCTCAAATGCAAAAAGTCTCCATTGAACATCAAAATTTTGTAAGTTTTAAGCCTTCTTTTCATGTATCCCACAACCACATCATTGGTACTAGCGTTGTCCGCAGTTATTGTAAACACTTTGTTGATCTCCCATTGTCTCAAACAGTACTCTATCATCCTACCGATATCACCCCTTTGTGACTAGTGATATTGCAAAAGTTTATAATCCTTTTATGAAGCTTCCAATCGACATCCATAAAATGCACAGTCAAAACCACATAGTTTATGTTCTGAATTGATGTCCAAGTATCGGTAGTGATAGAAACTCTTGTCTGACTCTCCTTCAATTGACTCATTAGAATAGTCTTCTCCAAGTTGTACTTGTCTAGCACACCCTTTGCAACTTGCTTCATGTCCATGGGTGTCCAATTAGGCTCTAACTCTTTACAAAAAGCGAGGAATCATTCTTTCTCCACAAACCGAAATGGGAGTTCATCCTTGATTATCATTTCAATGCACTTATCATCACATCTCTTATTATTATACTTGTGGTATCCACTACCTCCACTAACATTACTCCCATTCAACTTTGATTGCTTCGGATCCCTGTTTTCATACATCGGGTGAGAAGTGCACTTCTTGGCATGGTTCCACATTGAGCTAGTCCCATTTTTTTAATGACTCGCACAACACTTTATCATTACAATGGTTACATATGCACCATTTTGGATCCAAGGTCTCTGTTCATGGGAGCTTGCACCTCGTAAAATGATTCCAAAGAGGGCTTTTGTTGGCATGTTCCTTCATTTTCTTGCCACAAACTTGTGTAGAAGTTGTTGGAGCATCAAATGAAGGTGGTGGAGGTGCAGCTGGTAGTAGATGCTGCCCTGACAGGGGTGCAATTGTCTCTGCATTTGCAACATATCGACTTGATGGGGTCGAACTGCTTGCTTGACTCATACTGCTCTGTGACGATTGCGTATCCATATCCTTGTACCTGAAACATTTGGATATATCATTCAAACCTCGTAACAATAATCAATTCATCAATTCACCACAATGAACAGATGCTAATACCCTTCTCACATATATAGGATAAACCAATACCCTATAGAGAAGCAAAGACTATGCTACGATTTTCCACAGGAGGACCCTATTTTGTCCCGGAGATATCAAAGTTATGATATTCTTATTTTTGGAACAAGAACCAAACTGTGATAACAAATTACCTCTAGTTTCAACCATTCAAATCCGACGATCCCATATAAAGGAATTGTAAATAGAAGCATTACAGCAGAACAAACATTGGTAAATAGAAGCATTACAACATCTAACAGAGAAGCATCAGATATTATTATAGCTATGGGACAATCCTAATAAGGTTTATTGGTTATTGATATCAAAGGCCAAGACTTTGAGCTGTTGACATTTGGGTCAGGGAGGAGGATGTGCCCTAGTTACAGTTTTGGCATTAAGGTCATTCAGTCGAGTCTGGCGAATATAATGCATGGTTTCAGATGGAGATTGCCTGACGGCATAAGGGAAGGGGATTTGAATATGGAAGAAATTTTTGGGCTTTCGACACACAAAAAGTTCCCCCTTGTTGCAGTCGCCGAACCTCGTCTTCCTACTCATGTTTACTCACTGTGATTGATTCAACTTCTACTAAATTTAAGTATCAGTTCTCTATAGCTTTTCTTGTATGCTAAAATTTCGTATATAGGACTGTATTGTCATCGCCCCATTAAATAAGGTAATCTCTATATCtctaaataaaactattgGTAGAAGAAAGTATGATAACTTATTAATCCAATGTTACACCAACTTACTGCAGATATTGATCAATAGCAATtatagcatatatatataatctaccaaagtatatatatttggctGCAGTTTAGCAATGTTACCTAAAATTTTCTTCAAGCATATTATCTTCCTCTTCTGACAAGTACAAGGATACGGCCAGGAACAGCTGACCAATAGATCTGGGAAAGGCGAAAAGGTTATGATCTCCTAGCCAGGAGGACCTGCAAAGATATTGATGCAAGATAAATGCATATATTCATACACACAACGCATCATACCACTCACTCAGTTTCAAATTGATTATAATGAAGATAAATGGATCATGGATGCAATAACGAAAACAGAAATGCAATGAAAACAACTTGCTTGAAATGAAATCAATGAGTATAATTGGATTGCTGATGCAACTACAGATACGCAATCAAACTTGCTTGAATCAAGGGAAGAGGTTACTCAAGTTTCGTATTCACAAATTGAAAGAGAATAAGAGATCGATTCGGTTTACCTGGGCCCTGATATGCAGAAATGGAGAATGAGTCTTTGTCTTTCTGATTCAATTCAAGAGTTTACGTCTTCACTGGGGCTGGGTGTTCGAGTCTTCGACGAGAATGAAGCGCGCAAGTCGGCAAGTGTGGGCTGTGTGGTATTAAGATAGGGTGGGTGAGTGTGACTGTGACTGTGACTGTGTATGTGTGAGAGAGATTTGTGAAAGTGTGAAATCACTGAAATTGGGGAGAAGAGAGGTGCAGTTTCAAAATGAGGATAGATGCGGCAGACAAGAGAGGTGAAGTTTCAAAACGAGAGAGATTTGTGAAAGTTTGAAATCAATTAGTTGGTAGAGCTGGTAATGGCTGGTTCGGTTTTGTTTGGCTCATTTTTTGCGAGCCCTATAATCATAACAAATAAATAGAAGCAAAACCCCACCGCTAGGTTAATGAACCATTTCGACATTCCCTCCCTTCATTCACTCTTCAGCGCCTCCATCCCCAAAAATTCACAAAATCTCAGATGTCACTCATCTCATCCCATAACTATTTTTCCAAACCCTAGTTCCTCAGAGTACCCCATTTTGAAGTCGAATTGAGCTACAGGCAAGTTCTTTTTACTCTCTTCTGATCTTGTGTTGGATGAACTGGAATGGCTgcaaatattttttgtttttgtgtgttCAATGAGTCTCCCATCCATATGCAGCAACATGATTGAGAATCCCAAGACTTCAATCAAGGAACCACCAGCAAAATGCCCATTTTGCTCACGAACTTTTCCCTGTGATTCTAATTTTTGAATATTATGGCTACCGACGAAGAATTGCAAGGTAATCTTTTCCTCtgtcttttttttaatcagtGCCAACTCTatgattataagtttaacaTCAATGTTTGGTTGGTTTGTTGCAATGGCTTTTGTTATCACTATGTAGTGATATCAAGGTTCATTAGTTGAGTCCCATTGTAGACTGTTTAGCTCACGGCCCTGAAATTGGATTATCTGACTTGCTCTTCTAGggttgttttaaaaaaatgttttgCCTATACACTGTAATCATACCCCAGTTTGTAGGAACTGTGTGAGAGAAGTCAAATTTCTAGGCTCATAGGTTTATCAATCACTGGAAACTATCACAGAAGTACTTAACTTAAAGTTTACAGGCCCTCTATAGTGCTTTTATATCCCATGCGACTGGCAAATTTCACAGTGCACCCTTTATGTTGGACGGTTTTGTATATCAGCAAGTTAACTTCATCTTAATTTAGTCTGTAATGTACTGTTCTTATAATTGTTGTCATATAAGGTCTGTCAAAGTGCTATGTATTCAAGAGCCGGTTGCAAGAGTATGCACAGAAAGTAGGAATAAAGACACCAGTTTATGAGACTACAAAAGAAGGTCCGTCGCATGAGCCTTCCTTCTGTTCTACTGTGATAGTGAATGATGTTAGATACAACTCTTTGCCTGGGTTTACTCATCGTAAGGCAGCTGAACAGTCAGCTGCCGAAGTTGCTCTGCTGGAGTTATCTAAATCTAGTGATGCTGTGCAATGCGTCTCTCAACCTGTTGTAAGTTGTTTTATCTTACGAAATGTAACTTGATTATAAATAACACTGAGTCTTTGACATACCTGTTATCCTTCAAATGCAATATTGTTTTCAGCTCTTCAATTACAGCTcacttctctctccctctctctctctctctctctctctcactctctctctcacatacacacacacacagtgGTGCCTTGAGTTTTGGTGAAGTGGATTATTGATGTGAGATAATATTCTCTGCAGTTGCTCCTTACCATAGACTTTGTTATATACATATTACTGTATAAAATTAGTAGGAAGATTGGACATTTGAGAATTATCTAGTGGATACTGTGAGAGTTTTAAAATAGTTGTTTATAGTGGAGGTTATAAACTAAGATGAGGCAGAAATTTGTTGTCATAATCTCATTGCAGACTTGCAGTTGTATTGTGAAGAAGCATACAATTTATAGTTGAAGTCTATGGTTCCTAAGCTGTATGAGTTAAATTTTATGTTCGTGTAAGCTTCAGAGCTTTATGTCTTTATGAATCTACAGTCAGATAACATTTGTTTGATTGAACGGTCAGCTCCTGCCAAACATGGGTAAACTAGAGGAAGTCCGAGTAAATTAAGTAGGAAGATCTAAACAGATAATGATGTATTCTCTAGAGGAAAAAACAATATCATCTCCATAAGATTGAGACACcaatagaaaataaataaaggtgTAGAGAGAAGTAAGGAAGTCAAAGTAGAATATTCTAATTTCCTTTCAAAGTGTATTTGTTGCCGAACGTTGATTCTAGTGCCATGAACCATCTAGATGGATGACATGAATCCATATGTATTAATAAATACATGTAtttcaaatcaaaatcatggCTGACTTTCTTTGGATGTTTGTTCTAGCATGAAATTGGCTTATGCAAAAATCTGCTTCAAGAGTATGCACAAAAGATGAATTATGCTGTTCCTGTATATCAGTGTCAGAAGGATACTTCCCCTGGCAGAGCATCGGTATATTCATGTACAGTTGAGATTGGGGGAATTCGTTATATTGGAGCTGCAGCAGCAACCAAAAAGGAAGCTGAGATAAAAGTGGCTAGAACTGCACTCTTAGCTCTCCAGTTAAGTGATACCAAGTCATCCATGGGATCTGTTGGCACCTCTGAGTTAACAGTGCTTCCATCTAGAAAAAGGCGGTCAGAATCTGAAGTGACTGATAATAAACCAAAACGAAAGAAAGTGCCATATAGGAGGAGGATGTTCAAACGTAAAC encodes:
- the LOC126786628 gene encoding double-stranded RNA-binding protein 1-like isoform X1 — its product is MATDEELQGLSKCYVFKSRLQEYAQKVGIKTPVYETTKEGPSHEPSFCSTVIVNDVRYNSLPGFTHRKAAEQSAAEVALLELSKSSDAVQCVSQPVHEIGLCKNLLQEYAQKMNYAVPVYQCQKDTSPGRASVYSCTVEIGGIRYIGAAAATKKEAEIKVARTALLALQLSDTKSSMGSVGTSELTVLPSRKRRSESEVTDNKPKRKKVPYRRRMFKRKPSEEIAVEELESNGNVRPVSTEGMPQDSVSDDVPHANNVYVEYGPSTASDLTNCRNGSGDLGSVLSPDGNITNLAEEVNMVSPVKPMTVETMPQYSVFEDISHANNVNAEPGWSTAQEVNMVSAVEPMTAEAMLQDSVLNDIAHNAEHGSSTTKEVYMVSAVKPVTAEGVPQESVSSEIPQSKMSMLSKGCKQPRN